A single region of the Nicotiana sylvestris chromosome 6, ASM39365v2, whole genome shotgun sequence genome encodes:
- the LOC138871220 gene encoding uncharacterized protein — MAQPGGGPPAGAPARFYAFLSRPDIVASYAVITGIISVYSRDVSVLFDLGSTYSYVSSLFAHFLDLLRESLSTHVYVSTPMGDFVVVDQIYQSCAVTFCGYKTRANLLLLDMIDFEVILGMDWLAPYHAILDWHAKTVTLAMPELPRLECKDSSVSLCSWVISFLEA; from the coding sequence ATGGCTCAGCCAGGCGGAGGACCGCCAGCTggcgctccagccagattctatgcttttcTGTCCAGACCAGATATAGTGGCCTCATATgccgtgatcacaggtattatttctgtCTACAGTAGGGATGTTTCGGTAttgtttgatctagggtctacatattcatatgtgtcatctctatttgctcatttcctggatcTTCTTCGTGAGTCTTTGAGTACTCATGTCTATGTATCCACTCCTATGGGCGATTTTGTGGTTGTGGATCAGATCTACCAGTCCTGTGCGGTTACATTCTGTGGTTATAAGACTAGAGCAAACCTTCTGTTACTTGacatgatcgactttgaggtcatcttgggcatggattggttagcTCCATATCACGCCATTCTTGATTggcatgccaagactgttactttagcgatgccagAGTTGCCGAGATTGGAGTGCAAGGATTCCTCCGTTAGTTTATGTAGTTGGGTTATCTCTTTTCTGGAGGCTTGA